CCCAGCGCCCCGCCGATCGAGGCGGTGGTGCGGTTGCCGCTCGATCCCAGCAGGACCGAGCTGGCCGCCTGGCCGATCACCGCGCCTTCCAAGGCGACGCCGACCTTCTCGCCGATATCGTCGGCCAGGTCGCCCAGGCCGAGCTCGCGCAGCAGCTCCTTGGCCATCGTGCCAAACAGCTCGCGCGGCGACTTCATCCGCAGCTGCTCGTCGTCGATCCGCTCGCCGGTGACGGTGATGGTGTTTTCCGGGTCCAGCGCGGTTGCCGCGCCGGCAGCAGCGCTTTCCAGGGCGTTGAACGCGCGCACCACGTTGATCGCCGCACTCGCCTGCTTCTCGTTCGCTTCGATCACCTGCGCCTGGCCGGAAAGCTGCTGCTCGATCTCGGCGAAGACCCCTCCGAACAGCGTCTCGGTGAGGTAGCGCGCGAAATAATCGGCGACCTGGTCCTGCACCCCGCCGGCAAAATCGCCCAGCGCGGCGACGCCTTTGCGCGGAATATCGGCGAAGAAGCGTTCGATCTCGCCGCGGAAGGCGTCCATTTCGCCCAGGTGTGCGCGCTCGATCTCGCGGCGGCGCTGGCCCTCGGCAGTCAGCTGCCTCGCCACGCCGAGATTGCGCATCATCGCCTCGAACATGTCGCGCGTGACGCCGCGCTTGGCGAGCTCGGTGGCGAGCTGCTCCTCGCTTTCCGCGCCGACCATTTCCATCAGCTGGTGGATCAGGCCCAGTTCCTCGGCCTCGTCCTCCCGCCCTTCGACCTGCAGGCGGAGGAGGTCGTTCGACCGCTGCTGGCCCGACAGGATCTCGGCGAAGGGCCGCGTCAGGCTCTCGCTCACCTTGCCGCGCGCCTCGTCCAGCTGGCCGAGCAGCTCGTCGAGATTGGGCACCTCGGCCTCGCGCAGTGCATTCTCGATCCGGTCGAGATCGGCCAGCGCGGCAGAAGCCTGCGCCAGATCCTGCGGCACCTCGTCGAACCGCGCGGCGATTGCCGCGATCGGCTCACCCAGGTTCGCCTCGATCGCGGCCCTGGCGAGCCCGGCCGACCTGATCGTTTCCTCGAAGCCGGGCGGCTTGCGTTCGCCGAGCGCGGCGACCAGCCCGTCGATCTCGCGCAGATCCGCCAGCGCCGCGTCCACGCCGCTCTTCTGCGGATCGTAGTCGCCCAGCAGCTTGGAAATCCGGTCACCGGCGTCTGCGCCGAAATCCGCAAGTTGTTCCGCCAGGCGTTCGCGGTACCGGTCCACACCGCCGCCGACGCCAGACCAGGCGACGTGGAAATGATCGGCGTGGTCGTTCGCCGAAGCCGCGCCGCGACCAGGGCCGAAAATCTGCTTGTTCCCACCTTTGCCGTAACGGATCTTGACCCCGGCGGCTTCGAGCATCCGTTCGACCTCGCTGGTCGAGTAACGAGCCATTCCCTCGGCCGGGACGAAGTCGATGGCCCGGCCGGCATAGTGGTCGCTGCCCTTCGTGTGCCTGCCGCCGGTCGTCGAGGTAATCCGGACGCCGGGGAACAGTTCCTTTATCAAGGCGACCATTTCGCCGACGTTAGTCTGGCGTTCCGCGCTGCCGCTCGGCGACCGGCGCGCGGCGCGCACTGTCTGCTTCGCTGCCTCTTCCTGCCGGCTGAGATCGGCCAGCTTGCGCGCCAGCTCCTCGACGTCCTCGGTCGAACCCCTCAATTCCCGGCGCATTCCGGCGAACCGCTCGGTAATCTCCGCCACCGGGTCCGTCTGGATTTTCGCCAATTCCGTCGCGAGGTCGAAGGTCGTGTTGCCGATAGACACCCTGATCTCTTCGAGCTCCCCGCGAATTCGCTCGGCAAGGAGGTCGGCGCTGTTGGTGATTTTCTTCCCGCTGTTCGCCGAGCTGGGCGCAGAGGCGGCGAGCAACCGCGAAGTCGCCAGCGCGTTTTGCAGCTTCGCCTCGGCCGCCTTCAAGTTCTCCCGCGCCTCGATCGAGGCAGCCTGCGCCCCTTCCAGCGCCGTCTCGCCCGCGCGCCGTGCCTCGCCGTTGTAAATGCGGATCGCGGCGATCACCTCCTCATAGCTGTGCCGTGCCAGGTCCAGCTTGTCCGCGAGTGTCTCGTTCGCCGCGCCTGCCTCGTCCGCCGCGTCGCCGCTGTCGAGCAGGTTCTGGATCAGCATCCCGACCACCGTGGTGCCGGCCAGGATCGCCGCGCCCCAGGGGCCGGAGAGGAAAGTGGCGAACTTCACCATCTTGCCTTTCGCCCCGTCGCCGGCATCGCCCATCATCGACAGCGCGCTGGCGGTCTGGCCGCCCTGCTGCGCGAGTACGACGAGCGGATTGACGCCCAGCGCCACCTGCGAAGTGATGTCCTGCACCTGGAAACCCAGCTGCTGGTAGGCGGCCCGCTGCATCCCGGCAGAGGCGACGCTGCCAGCCTGCGCGCGTTGAGCCTCGCGAAGCGCGGCCTCGTATTCCTTCAGGTCGTTCTTCGAAGCGATGACCATCCGGTTGTACTGGCCCTGGCTGATCGCCCCTTCGGACAGCGCCTCCTTTGCCGCCCCGATCGCGCTGGCGGCGATCGCCTGCTGCTTTGCGAAGGCATCCATCGCCGCGTCGAGCCGCCGCGCGCCCGCGCCCGCTTCGCCGAACGCGCCTTCCAGCCCGCGCGCCTTGGCCTCGGCGCGCGTCAGCTGGTCGACCAGCCCGTCGTCCGTCGCGTTGAGCCGGGCTCCAAGAACGAGATCGGTCATCGCCTAGCGCTCCCTGCCTTCGCGCCGAATTGTGCTAGCGCGGCCATTTCCATCCGCCGCAGATCGGCGAGCAGCTCGGGTGTCGGCTCGATCCCCAGCAACTCGGCGGTCGGCCGGATCGCAGCGTAATCGATGCCGGTGCGCTGCCCCGTCATCGCGTGGCGGTGCCACTGCGTGTCGAGCGCGAAGAACAGGTTGGCCGGATCCGCGTCGGCGAGCGGCACTTCGATCGGCGCGTCCTCGCCGCGCTTCTTCGCCAGCCAGTCGGGCAGGATCGCGTTTCGCGTCGCGGCGTCGTCGCTGGTGTCGCGCCCGCCCGTCCGGCCCGAGGCCCAGCGCCGGGCGAGCGCCCTCAGTTTCCCGCGCGGGCATCCTTGCCGCCGCGCACCGCATCGCGATATGTCGAAAGCGTCGCCTCGAAAGTGCCGGGCACGTTGAAAAAGCGCGCCAGGCTCTCTTCGGAAAACTTGATCGGGTCCTCGTTCGCCTCGGCCACACCTTTCCAGTCGCGGATGATCTTCACGCCGAATTCCGCCATCGTCGCGGACAGGGTCTTGTCGTCCTTCTCGGGCTCGGCCTTGACCGTGATTGCGCCCGCCTCCTCCATCAGGGTGACAAGCGCATCGGAGCCGAGCAGCACGAACTGCATCTCGATCTGGTTGTCGATGCGCTCGCCTTCCTCGGTCAGGCCGGGGAAGGTCACTTTCTGCCAGGTGCGGCGCTCTTCGACGAGTTTGAACATGATCTGATCCTGCGTTTCAATTCGGGTGAAGGGACGCTGTGCCGGTCACCGCCCCTTCGTTGCTGTGGCCTCCGCTCGCGCGGCCGGCGCGGCCTGGAATTACTTCGCGGTGAGGACGAGGTCGTCCGCTCCGCCGTCGACGGTCAGCAACAGGCCGATGTCGAACATCAGCACGTCGTCCTCCTCGGTCTCGCCGATCGAGGTGATCTGCGCCTTGGTGCCGCTCGCCTCGACGATGTTCCCGGCCGTCTTCCCGTGGACGAAGCTCCAGGCGACGAGGTCGCCGGTGGCGAGCGCGGCGAGATAATCCTTCGCCGCCACACCGGGCGCTTCGATCACCACTCGCGCGGTCGCCTGGTGGTTGCCGCCCTTGATGTAGCGCGCGCCGACCAGACTGCGCAGCGCGACGTTGCGGCCCGCCTCGATGCGCAGAGAGCGGGTGACCGCGCCGAAACCGTCGAGCGTGAACAGGCTGTTCTCGTTGTTGACCTCGACCGGCTCGATCCAGCCGGTAAAATCCGCCGCGCCCGGCGCTGCCTGGCTGCGCGGGGCAGCCGCCGGCACCAGACCGGTAAACTGCAGCCCGGCGAAGGGCAGAGCGCCGGCCGTGAAATCGAGGCTGAAGGTGCCGCGCTGGCCCACCGACTTGCGCAGCTGGTCGCCGGTCCAGGCGTATTCTGTAAGGCTGGAGGACGGGTCTCCGACCTGGGCGAAGACCTGCTCGGCCTTCTGCCCGGCGGTTACGTTGGCCGCCTTCATCCCTGCAGCTGCCAGCAGGGTCATCCACTTTGGCGCGGTGCCCGCCGCGCCGCTGCCGGCAAGCTCGACCTCGTAGGCAGAACGATAGCGCGCGTTCGACGGCTTCTGGCGGCTCGCCCCGAACTTGCGGGTGTCGAGATTACGCTGGACCTGGTCGACCTCGAGCGGGGTGGAAGAATAATTGCGGGTCAGGATCGCGTTGGCGGCCAGTGTCGGCGCGGCGTCGGTGCCGTAAGTCGCCTCGGTCTTCGCTGCGATCACGCGGGTCGTGTCAACCATAGAGTGTCTCCGTCATTTCGCGCGCGGCCTTGGTCAGCGCGTCGGTCCAGTCCTTCGGTTTTGCGGCCGGGTCCGCCTTCGCCTCGATCTCGCCGAGCACCCTGGCCCTGGCGATCGAATTGACAGGCAGGCCGAAACCGTCGATCTGCAATCCTCCCTGCCGCACCCGCGCCTCATCGGTCTGGGTGGGCTGGCTCTCCGCACTCGCCTTCGTCTCGGTATCCGGCTTCGTGGCGGCTTTCTTCGTGTCGGCCATCAGACCTTCCTTTCTCGGTAGTGGGTGGTGAACTCGACCGCCCAGCTCAGCGCGCTGGCATCGATGTCGAGCAGGCGTCCGCCCGCCAGGAAGCAGCCGCTCGCCGCTTCCGGGTGCTGCCATCCGAACAGCGCGTCCTTCACGCGGGCGATTTCGTCGTGCAGCTGCTCGTCGACTGCCGCGTGGCCGGCGCGGCCGGCGGGCTTCATCACGATCACGACGGAAAAGGCGAAGGTCAGCTTCTGGTCGTAGGCACCGACCCGCTGGCTGCCCTGCGCCCGCTCGTTCTCGGGGATCACGAAATGCGCCGGCAGCGCGCGCGGCGGCGACTTCAGCTGCGCGAACTCGAACAGGCCGCTCACGTGCTCGCACCCCGCCTCGCGCAGCCGATCGGCGATGGGCTGGCTGGCGATCATCCCTCGAACCCTCCGTCACATTCCCATTCGCACTCTTCGCTGCCGGCGAGCGGGCAGTAGAATTTGGCCCCGTCCCAGTAGCCGGCGCATTCGAAGGCCGGTTCTTCGAAAACCTCGTCGTCCGCGAACTCGTCGTAAGGCTGCCGCCGCTCGCTCACGCTGCCGCTCCTTCGACAAAGGCGCGCTGCAAGTGGGCGGTCAGGATCGCCTCGATATCCTCGCGGTCTTCCCGGTCGAACCCGAGATAGGGGCGCGCGGGCATCGTGACGCTGGCAACCACTCGGCCGCCGAAGGCCAGCGCCTTCTTCGTCTTGGGCCGGATCGTGCCGCCGAACTGGTGGATCGCGGCGTAGGTTTCCTGCGGCCCGTTCGGCCGCACGCCCACCTCCGCGTAAGTCGCACCCGATCGCCGGTCGAGGCTGCGGCGCAAAAAGCCCTTGTCCTGCAGCGTCTTGCCGCCGGCTTCTGCCGCACGCTTGCTCTTTCTCCACGGCACCCCGCTCGGGGCGACCTCGGCGTCGAACCGGCGGCGCGTCTGTGCCAGCATTTCTTCCGAAATCCGGTCCATCGCCCAGGTGAGGTCGCGTGCCTCCTCGCGCGCGCGGCGCAGCTGGTCCGCCAGGCTGCGATCGATGGTGAGGTTCATCCCGCTCATCGCCAGCCGTAATCCTTCAGCCCGTCGGGGTAGGCGCGAGTGCCGGGGTTGATCCGCACCCCGCCCTGGCCGGTCGGTTTGTCCACGCCGGGGTCCGCACCCAGGCTCAGCTCGCCCTTGCGCAGCGCGTCGAGGTTCTTCAGCGCGATCCGCCGCCGCTCCGCCACGTTGGCGGGCAGCTCGTCCTGATAAAGCGCCGCGCGGGCGAGGTCGGTCACGATCGCCACCACCAGCGTAGGCACCACGGCGAAAGGCAGCCGGTGCCGGGCAGACAAATGCGCCTCGACCTGCGCCTGCGCATCGACCAGCGCGCCGACCACCAGCGCGCGGTCGATCCGCCCGTCGCCCAGGTCGGCCAGGTGCAGCGCCTCGTCCCGCCCGATCCGGCCGACGAACTCGGCCACGCTCAGCATCGCAGCGCCGCCGTCGGGCATCGACCAGGCGCCTTCGATCACCGAGAGCTCGATGGGGAACTCGCGCTCGCTGCCGTCGGCAAGCCCGGCGATCACCGAAACGCGGTAAAGCTCGCCGTCGCGCCCACCCGACAGCCGGATGGCGAGATCGCCCGCCTCCAGCGTCACGTCCACCGCGATCGGCGCGGTGTCGGCGACCAGACCGCGCTCCTCGACGATCGCCGCCTCGAACGAGACGGCCGCGCCGCCCAGCGCGATCCGGTGGACCAGCGCCTCTGCCGGCGTCTTGACCAGGACGATCAGCTTCACGCCGCGATCTCCCACTGTGCGATCGCCCAGGGATCGTTCGCCGGCAACTGCCAGTTGACGCCCCAGCGCCCGTCGGCCGGCCAGCCTTGCGGGGCGGTGCGCGCCGTGTCGAACCCGTTGGTGAGCACGACGCGGACGCGCTTACCCTGCGCGGCGCGCGGGCAGTGGCCGGGATTGGGACGCAGCGCCATCGGCTCAGCCGTCGGCGCGGGCTGCGGCGACGCGCAGCAAGCTGGCGCGGATCTCATCCTCGGCGGCGTCTTCGGCCAGCTCGAGCGCGGCAGTGCCCTCGTAGCCCGAGGCGGCCGCGAGATCGAGCAGCTGGCGCCGGTCGAGCTCGCCGAGCAGCTTGGCCCCGCGCGAGGCGACGATCGCTTCGACCTTTTCGGCGATGGTGGGTTTCGAACCCTTGGCTTCGACCTCGCCGACGCTTTCGGCCGAAATGATGCTATCGAGTTCCTTGTGGCTCTTGCCGTCCAGCTCGTCGCGGAACTTAGCCTGGGCCGTGATGAAGCCGAGATCAGCTTCGGCGGTGCCCGCCGCCGTGGCGCGCTGCGCGGTGCCGATCGGCTCTCCGTTCGCCTCAGTGGCGGAGCCGGGTGCGCGGCCCTTGACTGCGCGGATCGCGCCGATCGCGACGAGGCGCTTGGCTTCCTCGCCTTCGAAAGCGCGCGTGGTGCCGACCTTGTGCGCGGGCTTCTTGCCGTTGCTGATCGGGATAAGGATTTCGTAATCGGCCATCGTCTGGCTCCTTGGGTTACTGGGTTTGCTGGGCAGGTGCGCGGTTTCGGCGGGCGGCCCTCTCCAAAGCCGCCCGCCGTCCGCGCGTCAGGATCAGACGACGCCGCGGAACAGGAAGCCGGCGTCGCTGCCCACGATCTCCGGCGATTGCTCGTCGATGACGTTGTTCTTCCAGCTGCGGATGTCGTTGTCCCACACCACCGGCTCCACGAACGGGTGGCCGCGCAGGCGGTAGGTGTAGCCGTAGCTCGGCAGGCGCATGTTGCGCTGGCCTTCGGGCGCGACGTAGGCCAGCACCGCGTCTTCGCCCCAGACGTCCACCGTGGTGCCGTCGTCGAGGTCGTAGATCGCGTCGCCGGTCACCACCGTCGGCACGTCGAAATACTCCGCCAGCATCGCGTTCGAGACCGCGGCGCTGTTCGTGTACTTGAAGTGATCGCGCACCTTGGCGTGGTTCTTGGCCGCTGCGCGCGCATCGGCCGAAAGCAGCAGCGTGTTCGGGCGGCGGCCGGTGCGCTTGCGGATCGCCTCCTTCGCGCTCTCGACCTGGTCGGCCGGGTTGCTGGCGTCGTCCGACCACTTGTCGGCGCCGGCCAGCGCCAGCTTGTTCTCGTCGGCGTAGGCGGCGGGATTGCGGGCGAGCTCGGCCTGCTGGATCTCCAGGCTCAGGGCGATCACCGCCAGGACCACGTCGACGCTTTCCTGCTGCAGGTCGATCCCCGGGACCGCCTGGGCATCTTCCAGGTACTCGATCGGGGTGACCGCCTGCAGCGCGTCTTGCGTGAGGTTGACCGGCAGCCCCTTGTAGGTCGCGGTGTAGCGGCCGATGTTGGTGCCCGGCGCGCGGATCGTCAGCACGCGGCGCAACGCCTCGCGATTGAACTCGATCCGCTTGGCTCCGCGGGCGGGCATGTTGACAACCGGGAACAGGGCGTGACCGACCAGCTCCGGATTGCTGTAGCCGCGGGCGTGTTCGGTGAGGATGGGATCGACCACGCGCGTCTGCGCTAGGGTCATGCTTTCGGCGAAACTGGTCATTTCAAAGGTCCTTCATCGCAAATGAAACTGGGGTGATGGCTGGCGAGATGGCGCGGTAGGCTCAGGGCGTGAGGAGGACGGTGACGAGCGAACCGTCGCCCGCGCTGTCCTCCATCGCCTTGGCGACCGGCTCTCCGGCAGCGAGCGCGACGGCCTTGCCGTCCGCGCCGACTTCCAGCTTGTCGCCCGCGTTGAAGGCGCCGCCGGCCTCTACGGTCTGGGTGCCGTGGACGGTGACGGCGAAGGCCTCGTCCGGCTCGGCGGCGTAGTCGGCGACGCCCAGGGCATCGGCCGCTGCACCGGCGTGGCTGCCGCCGATGGCGACGAAACGGTGGGCGATCACTGCCGCCGACGCCGTCAGCGTCAGCGAGAGGAGCGGAGTTCGGGGAAAGCGCATTTCGGATTACCTCGTTTGGGTTGGCAGAAGGGCGAAAAGGCGGTCAGGACGCGAGCGAGGCCTGCGCCTCGCGCACGCAGTCCATCCACGGCTTGGCGGGGGTGGCGGAGCGTATCTTCGTCGCCTCGGCATGCAGGGCGGCCTGGTCCTGGTCGACCGTGTAGCCTGGAGGCGCTGCGAAGCCCGTGGAAACGGACGCTGCGCCCTTGGCCTCGGGCTTGGCGCTCTCGCCCAGCGAAACGATCGTCCCGCCGCCAGAAAGCAGCGTCTTGAGCGCGGCGTCGGGCGAGAGGCTCTTGGCCGCGTCACCTTCGCCGAAGCTGACCTCGGCATCGGTCTCCAGTTCGCCGAGCGCATCGAGCACGCCGATCACCAGGTCCTTGCCGGCCGGCGCGAGCTTGGCCTCGCCGATCAGCCCCTCGGCAAAGCTGACGTTGGCCGCGTGGCGCGCGGCCTTGGCTGCCTTGGCCTGGTCGGCTTCGCGCTTGGCGATGTCCGCCTCGCGCCGGTCGAGCGCGGCGCTGCGTTCGGCGAAGCTGCTTTCGTTCGGGGACGTGGCGGCCGACGCGGTCTGCGCGGGCGCGGTTTCCGCAGGCGCTGCGGTTTGGGCGGAAGGCGTGGCAGTCGGAGTGGCCATGGCAGGCTCCTTTTCGGTTTCGGGTTCGGTGTGGATGGTGATCGCCTCGCCCGGCTCGCACTCGGCGAACTGGACGGTGCCCAGCCCCTTGATCCCGGCCGCGTGCGCGCCGAGGAAGCCGACGTGCTTCAGGTACCAGTTGCCGGGCTTGGGGTTGTGCGGGTGCGCCGGTTCGTACAGCCGGGCGGAGACCTTGCGATAATCGCCTTGGCGGACGCGCTCGGCAAAGGCGGGCGAGATCCGGTCGGGCCGGGCGACGAGCTCGCCGTCCTCGACCGCCAGGCTGCCGACCCAGCCATAAGCCGGGTCGTCCATTTCCGGGTGCCCGATCACCAGCGGCGCGGGATCGCTGTCGGCGTCGTAGCCGGCGGCGATCGCGGCGAGGTCGGCCGCGCCGAACGTCACCGTCTTGCCCTCGACCGAACGGAAGGTGCCTTGCTTCAGGATGCGAATGCGGGGCGGGGTTTGATCCATGCCGACTGCCCTAGTCAGCCCCGGCGCCGCCTTCGTCGGTGAGCGGGCTTACCCCCCCCCCCCGCAGGTCGTGGATCCGGCAAGGGTTTTTGCACGCCGCCCGCACCGCTGGCAAGCCCGGCTTTCCTGCGGAACCGACAATCCCGTCAGCGCGCGGCGCAATGGATCAGGAGAATACGATCATGGCTTTCGAGACGATCGAGAACTGCGCCCCGGCTAAGCCCGCGGCCGTGCCCGCCGACGGTGTCCGCTTCACCGCGCGAACCTTGCAGCGTCGGGATCGGAAAGCGCCGGCCCGCTTCATCTTGCTGTCGATCGGGGCAGCGCTGGCGAAGCGCCTGGCGCTGTCGGGCGAACGGACTTCGCTTGCGTTGGCCTTCGGCTCGGGCAGCGATGCCGGCAAAATGCGCCTGTCGGTCGATGTCTCGTCCGGCAGCTTCCCCGCGAAGCGCGACAAGAAGGGCAATTACAACCTCACCTTGAACGCGGCGACCGCCGACGGCCTGTTCGCGCTCGAGTTCGAACCCGCCAGCGTGCCAGAGGTCGAAGTGGGTGCGGCCATGGGCAAGCCGCCGTTCGCGATAGTCGATCTGCCCGAAGCGATGCTGGCCCTGGACGACTAGATCGGGCGAGAAAACGCAAACGGGGCGGAGAACCGGCCTGGCCTCCGCCCCGCTTTATGCCGTGAGCATAAATGCACAGCAATCTGGGCGCAATTTCAGGGGTGCCCGCACCCCACCTAGCCAAAAGCGCCTCGAAGCAATTCTGAGGCGTTTTTCGCGGGGGTGTGATTTTCGCTTAGCCGAAGTGGCGTAGGCGTCGTCCGGCCGGTCAGCCCAGCCAAGTCCGCAGCGGTGGTATAACGAGGAGCGCGTAGAAGGC
This sequence is a window from Alteriqipengyuania flavescens. Protein-coding genes within it:
- a CDS encoding major capsid protein, whose amino-acid sequence is MTSFAESMTLAQTRVVDPILTEHARGYSNPELVGHALFPVVNMPARGAKRIEFNREALRRVLTIRAPGTNIGRYTATYKGLPVNLTQDALQAVTPIEYLEDAQAVPGIDLQQESVDVVLAVIALSLEIQQAELARNPAAYADENKLALAGADKWSDDASNPADQVESAKEAIRKRTGRRPNTLLLSADARAAAKNHAKVRDHFKYTNSAAVSNAMLAEYFDVPTVVTGDAIYDLDDGTTVDVWGEDAVLAYVAPEGQRNMRLPSYGYTYRLRGHPFVEPVVWDNDIRSWKNNVIDEQSPEIVGSDAGFLFRGVV
- a CDS encoding DUF1320 domain-containing protein; translated protein: MKLIVLVKTPAEALVHRIALGGAAVSFEAAIVEERGLVADTAPIAVDVTLEAGDLAIRLSGGRDGELYRVSVIAGLADGSEREFPIELSVIEGAWSMPDGGAAMLSVAEFVGRIGRDEALHLADLGDGRIDRALVVGALVDAQAQVEAHLSARHRLPFAVVPTLVVAIVTDLARAALYQDELPANVAERRRIALKNLDALRKGELSLGADPGVDKPTGQGGVRINPGTRAYPDGLKDYGWR
- a CDS encoding DUF2190 family protein produces the protein MRFPRTPLLSLTLTASAAVIAHRFVAIGGSHAGAAADALGVADYAAEPDEAFAVTVHGTQTVEAGGAFNAGDKLEVGADGKAVALAAGEPVAKAMEDSAGDGSLVTVLLTP
- a CDS encoding phage tail tube protein — translated: MVDTTRVIAAKTEATYGTDAAPTLAANAILTRNYSSTPLEVDQVQRNLDTRKFGASRQKPSNARYRSAYEVELAGSGAAGTAPKWMTLLAAAGMKAANVTAGQKAEQVFAQVGDPSSSLTEYAWTGDQLRKSVGQRGTFSLDFTAGALPFAGLQFTGLVPAAAPRSQAAPGAADFTGWIEPVEVNNENSLFTLDGFGAVTRSLRIEAGRNVALRSLVGARYIKGGNHQATARVVIEAPGVAAKDYLAALATGDLVAWSFVHGKTAGNIVEASGTKAQITSIGETEEDDVLMFDIGLLLTVDGGADDLVLTAK
- a CDS encoding phage tail terminator protein, whose product is MIASQPIADRLREAGCEHVSGLFEFAQLKSPPRALPAHFVIPENERAQGSQRVGAYDQKLTFAFSVVIVMKPAGRAGHAAVDEQLHDEIARVKDALFGWQHPEAASGCFLAGGRLLDIDASALSWAVEFTTHYRERKV
- a CDS encoding DUF1799 domain-containing protein; translated protein: MSRCGARRQGCPRGKLRALARRWASGRTGGRDTSDDAATRNAILPDWLAKKRGEDAPIEVPLADADPANLFFALDTQWHRHAMTGQRTGIDYAAIRPTAELLGIEPTPELLADLRRMEMAALAQFGAKAGSARR
- a CDS encoding phage virion morphogenesis protein, translating into MSGMNLTIDRSLADQLRRAREEARDLTWAMDRISEEMLAQTRRRFDAEVAPSGVPWRKSKRAAEAGGKTLQDKGFLRRSLDRRSGATYAEVGVRPNGPQETYAAIHQFGGTIRPKTKKALAFGGRVVASVTMPARPYLGFDREDREDIEAILTAHLQRAFVEGAAA